CACTTATTTAGATGATACCACTCAAACTAGATAAGCGGTATGAAAATTACGAATTCGACAGAAAAAATCACACCTTTCGGAGGTTTTAATTTTGTTTTTAACTCTTTCAAAAATTCTGGTCTCCCAGAACTCATTGATAATCAATTGGGGGTTAGAGCCTTAAGGGGAGGGTTTTCATACAGTGACATTTTCGCCAATCATATGGCTATTTTCTTTAATGGTGGCGACTGTACTGAAGATATCAATGTTCACTTGAGAGACGCACTTGAACAGGTCCCTTCATTTTCAGTATGCAGTGCCGATACAATTCTGAGAGGTATCAAAGAGCTTGCTGTTGATACAGAACTCTTTATAAATCCGTCCAGTGGAGTAAGCCATGAATTTAATATCAATGGAAAACTCAACAGCTTGTTGTTAAAATCAGCTTGTAAGACCGGATTACTCAAGTCAGGTGTTGCTTACGACCTCGATTATGACAACACCGTCATTCCAACTGAAAAGTACGATTCAAAAAAGACATATAAACACGTCTATGGATATCAGCCAGGTGTAGCTTCCATAGCACATCCTGAATTTTCACAGGCCATTCCTGTGTACGTAGAGGGCAGAAATGGCAACAGTCAGGCCAAATATTTGCAGGCTGATACACTTACACGCATGTTTGGGCAGCTTACCAATGAAAATATCCGTATCGGAAGGTTCAGAGCCGATTCAGCATCCTATCAGGAAGAAGTTCTCCGCACACTGGAAGCACATACCGAAAGCTTTTATATACGGGCAAACAGATGTGCCAAACTGGATAATATCCTTGGAAGTATAGCCCCTGAGAAGTGGCAGAAAATACGTTTGGGTGTACAGGAAATGGAAGTTACTGACCTATCCGACTACAAACCTTTCGGTAAAGACAGGTCTTACAGGCTGGTCATTACCAGAATCAGGCGTAAAGACGGGCAGGCAGATGTGTTTAGTGGAGATGCATTTACTTACAGGGCTATTCTGACCAATGAACATACATCGTCCAATGAAGCTGTTGTAAGGTTTTATAACGCCCGGGGTGCAAGCGAACGCTTGTTTGATGTACTCAACAATGACTTTGGCTGGTCTAAGTTGCCCTGTTCGTTCCTTGCAGAGAATACCTCCTTTATGCTTATGACGGCTATGTATGCCAATTTTTACACCTATATCATTGGAGAGTATTCCAGAAAAGTTGATTGGCTTAAGCCTACCGACAGGCTCAAGAAGTTTATCTTCAGATTTATCACTGTTTCAGCCAAGTGGATAAGAACGGGAAGAAGAGAAGTGCTCAAACTGTTCACGAGTAAGGATTACAAGCCGATTTTGAACTAAATTCAGATAAAAACCCCTCAGGAGCTCAAAAAATAAAGATTTACAGGGAAGAGGTATGCCTTTTCCATTAAAATTGAGGAAAAAAACCGTCCATTTTATCCTCAAACCTAAAATCCATTGTCTCAAAACTATGAACACTCTTCAATCAAAGGGAAGAAATTCCCGAACTAGACCAAAAATGAACACAAACAAGCAGATTCAAATCTCCAAACTAAAATCCTGCGGATTTTAGGAAGAATATAAATTGATTTTTCATGAAGGGCCAGAAATGATTAAGCCATGAAAATTAAATAAAATTTCCATGGCCTGCTCAAGGTGCTGGGTAAAATTAAATGTTAAAGCCTATCAAAAGGCAAGAGCAGCAAGCCCCAGTTGCTTTTTAAAAGGTTTTATCAGATTGGTTACACTTTTGTTATAATTTCCAAGGAGTTGTTGACCCAATAAACCCATCAGAAAATTTTGTCTGGTTTTTTTCAGATCCAAAAACTGGTTCTTTTTGACTGCATCGGTTGCAGAACTGTTCAGGACTTTAAAAATATCATCCGTAAAACTTTGGTTATTGGCCTTAAGCTTGCTTTCATGATCTGCACTCAGGCCCAGGCCATCAAAGGTATTCAAGGCTCCCAATACCTGGGTCTGAAGATCCATTTTAGGTATACTGGGAATCTGAGCTTTCACTTCCTGAAAGAAAAACGCACCAAAAACAAATGCGGCGAGAATAAATAACTTTTTCATAATGTTGTATTTACATGTATCTAAAAATAACAAGATTTATCTAATATATCCAGGAGAATTCAGATAATTCCGAAAACTTTCAGGATGCTGAGAAAACCTAACAAAAGCGTAATCAGCCAAATGATCATGCTGAGCAGGTTCATACCCAATGAGTTTTCGAATCCTTTCATCAAAGATTTCCTGTTGACCAACCAGATAACATAACCTGAAAGAAGAGGTAAAAGGATTCCATTGGCCAATTGCGCCAAGGTAATGAGCTGAACGGGGCGGATTCCTAAAGAGGAAAACACCAATCCGAGCCCCAAAACGATTCCAATACTTCCCTTCATGCCCATTCCTTTGATATCACTGGAACAACCAAAGCTCTCGGTTATCACCATGGAGGCCGCTAAAGGAGCAGTAACTGCTGAGGTAATTCCAGCCGCAAATAGACCAAAGGCAATGAAATATTTCGCCAATTTACCGCCCAACAAAGGCTCGAGCCCTTTAGCCAAATCCACTGCACTATTAACTTCTATAGAAGCACCTGCCACTCCCGTCACTACTATGGCCATGGAAACCAATCCCCCCAAAACTACCGCTATCATGGTGTCCGTACGGACATATTTAAGGTCTTCCAGGTTTTGCCATCTTTTCGCCACCAACCCAGAATGTAAAAACAAATTGTAAGGCACCACAGTGGTTCCGATTAAGGCCACGATGGTGATGATCTGATCTCCCTGAATTCTTGGAACAAATCCCTGTAAAAGAGCGGAGAGAGGTGGCTGCACCAAAATTGCACTGACTACAAAAGCCAAACTCATCAGGATAACCAAACCAGTCAGAAATCTGATAATAAGTGTATAACTGCCACTGAAAAGAAGTACCAAGGCAAAAACACCTATCAAGACATTGAGGGGATTGATTTGAAGTTTCCCCAATTCTATTTTCGTAAGATCCAGAAAAATTTCAGCACCCAATGCCCCTCCGCTGATATTTCCTGCTTCATATGCCGCATTTCCTAGGACGATGGCCAGAAGCACTAAAGTCAAAGAAAAAAAGCGCCAAACTGATTTTTGGATGGTTACAGATAGGTTTGAGGCCAATCCTCTTTGGGTAATCAAACCAATTCTTGCAGCCATTTCCTGCAATACAATGGTGGTAAAAACTGAAAGCGCCAATGCCCAAAGCAAATCATACCCAAAATTCACCCCGGCAAGGGTACAAACAGTGACTGTACCGGGACCGATAAAGGCCGCAGCTACCAATGGACCCGGCCCCAGATACTTTTTCCAATTTCCTTTCATGGGGCCTGCTGCAGGGCATAAATGGCAAAAGACCCCAACCAGTGTGTCCCCTCATAATTATCATCCACTATGGAGGGCAAGGAATAGTTTACATGTGCATTGGCGACCTGCATCAAATGACCATAGTTTTCCGGAAATTGCTTGATCAGACCATATAAAACCCATGCCCTTGAAAAGTTCAGTCCATCCAAATGTACCAATTTCCCATCTGTTCTGTCACTGACTTTTCCCGGCTCCAAATGAAAATCTGGCCTCGCCAATTCGGGCATAAACCGGTTCAACCAAGCTAGAAACTCATTAGGCTCCATGATTTTGCGCATGATATCCAACTCCTGAAAACAAGGGGATAAAAAGTCAAAGCCACTGGGTTCCCAATGGAGCGGACAGTTCTCATCATATTGAAACCAGTCCATTGCTCGGTTTTTGATCATATTTTTCAATTCTTCATGCTGCATCGTCTCGGCATAATCGTAAGCAAGAGAAAGCCCAAACGCAATATTGGTATGTTCGCCCACCCGGATAGGATATATCAACTTTGGCAAAAATTCCAGGTATTTTTCAACCATCAAATCCGTCAATGGTTGCAAGTTTATTTCCAGTTCTCTGGCCAAAGGATCATCCCATAAATGGATTTCTTCTGCCAATTTGAGTACCCAGGCCCATCCATAAGTCCTTTCAAAACTGCTGTTTTGGGGAGCATGGAAATAGGCTACTTCTTCAGCAATATTTTCCTTGCTGATATTCTCCAAAAGTTTGGTTCTGATTGCTTCCTTTTTGTCCAATTCTGGGAACTGCCTCAATAAACTGACCAACATCCAATGCCCATGCACACTTGAATGCCAGTCAAAACAACCGTAAAAAGCAGGATGCAGCGCTTTTGGGCCCTTAAGGTAAGATTCATTTTCAAGGGTTTGGTTCAATTTATTTGGATATTCGACCTGCATGCAGTGCAGAGGCAGTTCCGCCAATCGGTTGGCTTCCTGTAAAGTCAATTTGAAGCTTTCAGATTGAGGGGAACCGGAAGGTTCGATGGCAGAACTTTGACATCCAAGTACATGAAGTATGATAAAGGGGAGATACAGAAAATTTTTCATAATCAGTTAGCGAACAAACTTTGCTCAAGATAAATTGAAAATTCTTGAATCTAAAAGGAATATTTTTTGAGCAGGAATGGATTTGTTTCATTAATTTGTAAGGTAATGTTTAGCAAAAACCATTTTTGTCATGGCGAAAATCGATGACTTCAAAGCCCATATTGAACAGGGATACACATTTAAGGGTGATTCAATTATTTTAGGTACAGCGGTTTTGGACCAAGAGCCGGTACCACATGCCCAGATCAAAGTTCCGCTCAAAACCCTCAACCGGCATGGTTTGATCGCCGGAGCCACAGGAACTGGAAAGACGGTAACCCTTCAGGTATTTGCAGAGCAATTGTCTTTGAATGGGATTCCCAGTGTGCTAATGGACCTAAAGGGAGACCTTTCGGGCCTTGCCATGCCTGGAAAACTTAACCCTATCATAGAAAAAAGATGTGACTTGATCGGGATTCCATATGAACCCTCCGGTTTGCCTGTGGAATTGATGTCTATCAGTGGAGAACGGGGAGTGAAATTGAAGGCTACGGTTTCTGAGTTTGGACCGGTTTTGATCTCCCAGATTTTGGAACTCAATGATACTCAAAGAGGGGTGATTGCATTGGTTTTTCGATATTGCGACACCCATCATTTGCCTTTGCTGGACCTAAAAGACCTGAAGAAAGTCCTTCAGTACGTGATAAATGAAGGTAAAGACGGTATCCAAAAAGAGTTTGGTGCCGTTTCATCCGCTACTGTCAATACCATCATGCGGAAAATCATTGAATTAGAGCAGCAAGGGGCAGAAAGCTTTTTCGGAGAACTCTCTTTCGATGTGAATGATTTTGTAAGGACAGAAAATGGAAAAGGCGTCTTGTCGATCATAAGATTGACTGACATTCAAAACAGACCTAAACTGTTTTCAACTTTTATGTTATCACTTCTTTCTGAAATCTATGAAACATTTCCTGAAGAGGGCGATACCGGAAAACCAAAGCTCTGTATATTCATTGATGAAGCCCACTTGGTATTTTCCAATGCTTCCAAAGACCTCATTGATAAGATCGAAGCCATAGTCAAACTGATCCGGTCCAAAGGAGTTGGGGTATATTTTTGTACACAAACCCCTACTGATATTCCCGAAAAGGTACTGGGACAACTGGGTTTAAAGATTCAGCATGCGCTAAGGGCATTTACAGCAAAGGACAGAACTGCCATCAAGAAAACCGCTGAAAATTATCCGATAACATCCTTTTACAATACTGCAGAAGTACTGACTTCTATGGGGATTGGTGAGGCTTTGGTTACCGCTTTAAATGAAAAAGGTATTCCAACACCACTTGCCCACACCCTGTTAAGGTCACCCATCACCCGGATGAATATCCTGAGTTCTGAAGAAATAGATAGTTTGGTAAAGAATTCATTTTTAGTAAGAAAATATAATGTGGAAATAGACAGGAAGAGTGCCTTTGAAATTTTGGATGAAAAGATTACCCGCGCAGAAATCGAATCTGAAAAGGAAAAATCAGTTCCAACAGCCCAAAGGAAGAGTCCTGGACGACCTGCAAAAGAAACGACACTTATTGAGGAATTAAGTAAAAACACCATGGTCAGACAGGTTGGGAGGACAATTTTCCGCGAGCTGGCCCGTGGCATCTTGGGTGGATTTTCTGGAAAAAGGAAATAGATTATTTGGACCTATCTTAGGATGAAAATTGGAATTATAGGCGCCGGAGCAGCCGGATATTTCTCAGCCATTCATGCCGCAAAAGCAGGGGCTGAAGTAATGATTTTAGAAAAAACTTCCAAACCTCTTGCCAAGGTTAAAATCTCAGGGGGAGGAAGGTGCAATGTAACCCATGCAGCTTTTGAAAATTCCAATTTGGTTAAAAATTACCCGAGGGGAGAAAAGTTTCTAAAAAGGGTTTTTAAAAACTTCTCAGTCAAAGATACCATTGAATGGTTTGAGAGCAGGGGAGTTCCTTTAAAAACAGAGGCAGATGGAAGGATGTTTCCAGTTTCCGATGATTCCCAATCCATCATTAATGCCCTACAAAAAGAAGCCCGTCAAGTAGGGGTCAAGGTCTATTTGAATCATGGAGTAGATAAAATTCAAAAAAAAGCGGGGCATTTTGAAGTACTGACAAAGGAAAAAACATTTTTATTTGACAGGTTAATTATATGCAGTGGGGGATCTCCTAAGGCTGATGGATTTGCGTTTATCAAGGGGTTGGGGCATACCATCGTAGATCCGATACCTTCTTTGTTTACCTTCAATACCCCTCAGGAGCCTATAAGAAAACTGATGGGCATTTCGGTTCCCGATGCATTGGTCAGAATAGAAGGGACAAAATTGGCCTATAAAGGCCCGGTACTGATTACCCACTGGGGACTCAGTGGTCCTGCTGTGCTTAAACTATCTGCTTTTGGTGCCAAATGGCTTTATGATAAAAAGTATGAAGCGAAGGCCCATATCCGTTGGAACCAGCATTGGACTGAGGATCAATTAATCCGTGACCTTAACAATTTCAAAAATGAGCATCCTAAGAAAAAAATCAGTGGCAATCCACTTTTCAGTCTGCCTTCCCGATTGTGGGTTCATCTTTGTGATCAATCTGAAATCATGACAGAAACTGTCTGGCAAAATTTACCAAAAAAACAATTCCATAAATTAGTTCAGAATCTTTTTTGCTATATTGTCGCCGTAAAAGGCAAAACTACATTCAAAGAAGAATTTGTAACTGCCGGGGGGGTAAATTTGAATGAGGTAAATCCTGAAACCATGGAAAGTAAACTGTTCGAGGGTTTATTTTTCGCCGGAGAAGTGCTGGATATTGATGGAATTACAGGTGGTTTTAATTTTCAGGCTGCTTGGAGTACAGGGTATCTGGCCGGTATAAATGCAAGTGAATAAATTTTGAGCATGTACAATACACCGCCTGTTAATTTTGATAAGATCCATGAGATGACCGATGGTGATGCCGATTTCAAGGCTGAACTCATTTCTGCCATTTATACCTCATTGGTTGAATTGAGAAACACTTATATCGAAGGGGCCTCCATGGAGGATGAAAATACCATTCAGGAAATCCGGCATAAAGTCAAGCCATCTTTGGTCATGTTTGAGATCAATCCTTTGAATGATATTCTCTCAGAAGGAAAGGATATCATTGAGTCACATGGTTTCGGCCCTGAATTCTTAGACCATTTCGAAAAATTTTTAGATGCGGTTCAAGAGGCGATAGATTTTCTCGAACCTGAGTTCAAAAAAATTGAAGGGACAGAAGAATAAACGCTGTCCCTTATTTCATTACTAAGTCTACCAATCGGTTAGAATAACCTGCTTCATTATCGTACCAACCCACAATCTTCACCAGATTTCCTTTGGCGGAAGTAAGTCCCGAATCAAATATGCAGGAATGGGGATTACCGATAATATCAATAGAAACGATAGGGTCTTCTACATATTCTATGATTCCCTTCATTTCATTCATCGCACTTTTACGGAATACCTCATTAATTTCCTCAGTGTTTGTTTCCCGCTGAAGTTGCACGATAAGGTCTGTCAAAGAACCATCCGGCACAGGGACCCGCATGGCAGAGGCTTCAATCTTTCCCTTGAGGTGAGGTAATACAATTTCCATTGCTTTGGCAGCATGGGTAGTGGTAGGAATGATGGAATAGGCCGCTGCCCTAGCTCTTCTCAAATCCCTGTGCGGGGCATCATGTAAGTTTTGGTCATTGGTGTAAGAATGAACCGTGGAAACAAATCCTTTTAAAATCCCAAAATTTTCATCCAACAATTTGACCATAGGCGCCAGGCAATTTGTGGTGCAGGAAGCGTTGGAAATGATACGCTCATTGCCTTTGAGGATATGATCGTTTACACCCAAAACCACCGTAGGTACATCATCATCTTTAGCGGGAGCAGTAATGATAACTTTCTTGGCTCCTGCTTGGAGGTGACCTGAAGCCGAAACCTTGTCTGTGAATTTGCCGGTTGATTCTAGGACAATGTCCACATCCAGGTCTGCCCATGGAATATTGGAAGGATCTTTTTCAGCAAAAATTCTGATTTTTTTATCCCGGACCAAGATATGACCGTCCTCTACACTTACTTTATGGGGATACCTACCGTGAACGGAATCGTATTGAAGTAAGTGGGCAAGGGTTTTAGGATCTGTTAGGTCATTGACGGCCACCAGGTCTATCCCTTCTTTTTCCAAAAGCAATTTTATCGTAAGGCGGCCAATCCTTCCACAACCATTGACTGCAACACGTTTATTTTTCATGAAGTTGGTTAGTCTTTATAAATGAAAAGCGAAATTAAGAATTTGTTTGGCAAAGACTAAAAATATTTTTTTCTACTTATTTTCAGCAATTTGAACAGAGGTAACCAAATATTTTTTTGTCAAGTTTTGGATTGTAGATTTAACCCTCTATATTTGCATCACCGTTTCGAAAACGGCTTTCCCCAAAACCAAAATGGTCGATTCGTCTAGGGGTTAGGACGCATCCCTTTCACGGATGAAACACGGGTTCGATTCCCGTATCGACTACTGAAAACACTGGAAAATCTTCAGTGTTTTCTTTTTGAAAGGTCCATTCGTCTAGGGGTTAGGACGCATCCCTTTCACGGATGAAACACGGGTTCGATTCCCGTATGGACTACGACAAATTGATGTTTTTCATCGTTCGGATTGCTTTGAGCATGATGAATTTGTTTTATGGTTGTTAGTGGTTAAAGTGAGTGAAAACCCAGCCTTCTAGGCTGGGTTTTTCATTTTATACCAGCACAAGTCCTTCCTCTTCCAGGGAAATCCAAGTAGATGATTGGAAAAACTCCAAGAAATCCCCCAGACCAAAATTTTCAAATGATTCTTTTAGCTGGGAAAATGTCAACTCTTTTTTATCTCTTTCAGGCTGAATCAAAGGCAGGATTTCCATCAGCCATCGGGCCTCTTTTTCTCCCAATTTGAGCTGGGAACTTCCTCTTTTATGTTCAAAAATCAGTTTATTCCCCTGTCGTTGTTTCCCCTTTTTTTGATAGGTATAAGCAAACAAATCCGGTTTTCCCCCTAACCATACCACTTTAGCATTAGGTTTGAAAGCCATTGGGGGTTCATCCTGCAAAGCTTTGAAAATGAAATTTGCAGGTACACTTGTTTTTGGAATTTTAAAATCAAACCACTCCTGCAAGGGGAAATCAAAACAGATTCCATGCATGTAGTTGAACAGGGCCTTTTTCAATCCAGAACTGAACTGCTCATGATCTGTACCCAAAGGATCATCATGGCTTAGGTCATTGTCCGCAAAATCTCCTGGCTCAGGTCCTGTCTTTACCACTTGATAAGCTTTAGGATCCAAGCCAATAGGCGCATGGGAGGTCATGGCAAAAAGATGCCAAAAACCAGATTGAAGGACATGGTTGGCAAATAATTGCCTGACCATTTCCAGACTATCAATAGTTTCCTGGGCTGTTTGGGTGGGAAATCCATACATCAGGTAGGCATGGACCATGATACCTGCTTCGGTGAAATTCCTGGCAATGCGGGCAACCTGCGCCACTGTAACACCTTTCTGCATCAATTCCAGCAAACGGTCGGAAGCTACTTCCAGGCCCCCAGATACAGCTATACAGCCTGAAGCCTTCAATAAACGGCAAAGATCCCTGGTAAATCTTTCTTCAAACCGAATATTGGTCCACCAGCTGATTTTCAGTTTTCTTTTAAGGATTTCAATCGCCAACTCACGCATCAGGGCAGGCGGGGCAGCTTCATCCACAAAATGGAAGCCCGTTTCCCCTGTTTGGGCTATCAGTTCCTCAATGCGGTCACAGATAATGGATGCACTGATGGGTTCATAATTTTTGATATAATCCAGTGTAATGTCACAAAAAGTACATTTTTTCCAATAACAGCCATGTGCCATGGTCAGCTTATTCCATCTGCCATCTGACCAAAGCCGGTGCATGGGATTAGCTATTTCAATGACAGAAAGGTATTGTTTTAAAGGTAAACCCGAATAATCCGGCGTTCCGGTTTTGCTGAAAGGAATATCACTTTCCTTGGATCCATTAAAATAGCGGACCTTCCCATCTTCAAGGGCAAAGGTCCGTTTGAGGTTGTGGATTTCCCGCTTACCTTCCAAGAATTCCAAAAGACAGGTCAAGGGCCTTTCCCCATCATCCAAGGTAATATAATCGATGTAGTGGAATACCCTAGGTTCTTTAAGTGACCTCAGTTCTGTATTGGGATAGCCACCACCCATAGCTACCTTAATATGGGGATGCTGCTTTTTGATATAGTCTCCACAGCGCAATGCTCCATAAAGATTTCCGGGAAAAGGCACAGAAAGGCAGACCAAACAGGGATCGGCTTGCTTTATTTCTTTTTCAAGCTCTTCTATTAAATAGCGGTCAACAAAAGATGGTTCAGCCTCTAAGGCTTCATGAAGGGGATCAAATGAAACCGCTGACCTTCCCAGGCGTTCTGCATACCTGCTAAACCCAAAATAGGGATCTAAGACCTCTTGGATAAAATCACCTATATCTTCAAGATACAAAGTCGCCAGATGTCTGGCCTTGTCCTGTATTCCCATGGTTCCAAATGCCCATTCCAAATCATCCAATTGGTCAAACCTGGAGGCTTGGGGCAAAAAGTCTCCTTCACATATATTATAGGCCAAAGTTGGATTTTCAAACTGGAGGAATTTGATTACAGGCTCAATCGTCTCAATATATTCCTCTCTCAATTTGAAAATTCTTTTTGCATTGGAGCCAAATGAATGGATTTTCTTTTTTTCTGCTTCAGTAAAGAGCTCCCTAAGCCCGGGTTTTGAAAAAATCCTCAGGATCACTTTTATCCCCAAATCCGCCTGAAAAGAAGTTTTGTCTAAAGTATTGAGGTAACCTTTGATATAGGCAGTAGCAGGATAGGGGGTATTCAGCTGGGTAAAGGGAGGAGTAAGGAGAAGGATCGAATTGGACACTGAATTTGAATTTGTGACAAATTTGGTGATTTTTTGTGGAGAACAGGAATAAAAAATGCAGTTGAAAAGAAAAAAGGCAAAATTGTAATATATGATTATCCGCTTGTATACAAGTAGGGGCAAATGCTCGCAATAACAAGTCTATCAAAGAGTTTTTTACCAAAGTATCTTCGGTTTAGTTTATAACAGAATTCATTGAGATAGTTTTGAAGCATCTTTTCTGAAACCATATGACACTATCCCGATAAGTGTGTAAACTTCAAATTATGGTTTTATTGTCAGGTTTCAAGAAGCCTGACCCTATCACCAAATATAAGCAGGAAACTGTTAAGAATAGCTCCCCAGTCTCTGATA
This Cecembia calidifontis DNA region includes the following protein-coding sequences:
- a CDS encoding IS1380 family transposase codes for the protein MKITNSTEKITPFGGFNFVFNSFKNSGLPELIDNQLGVRALRGGFSYSDIFANHMAIFFNGGDCTEDINVHLRDALEQVPSFSVCSADTILRGIKELAVDTELFINPSSGVSHEFNINGKLNSLLLKSACKTGLLKSGVAYDLDYDNTVIPTEKYDSKKTYKHVYGYQPGVASIAHPEFSQAIPVYVEGRNGNSQAKYLQADTLTRMFGQLTNENIRIGRFRADSASYQEEVLRTLEAHTESFYIRANRCAKLDNILGSIAPEKWQKIRLGVQEMEVTDLSDYKPFGKDRSYRLVITRIRRKDGQADVFSGDAFTYRAILTNEHTSSNEAVVRFYNARGASERLFDVLNNDFGWSKLPCSFLAENTSFMLMTAMYANFYTYIIGEYSRKVDWLKPTDRLKKFIFRFITVSAKWIRTGRREVLKLFTSKDYKPILN
- a CDS encoding Nramp family divalent metal transporter, with the translated sequence MKGNWKKYLGPGPLVAAAFIGPGTVTVCTLAGVNFGYDLLWALALSVFTTIVLQEMAARIGLITQRGLASNLSVTIQKSVWRFFSLTLVLLAIVLGNAAYEAGNISGGALGAEIFLDLTKIELGKLQINPLNVLIGVFALVLLFSGSYTLIIRFLTGLVILMSLAFVVSAILVQPPLSALLQGFVPRIQGDQIITIVALIGTTVVPYNLFLHSGLVAKRWQNLEDLKYVRTDTMIAVVLGGLVSMAIVVTGVAGASIEVNSAVDLAKGLEPLLGGKLAKYFIAFGLFAAGITSAVTAPLAASMVITESFGCSSDIKGMGMKGSIGIVLGLGLVFSSLGIRPVQLITLAQLANGILLPLLSGYVIWLVNRKSLMKGFENSLGMNLLSMIIWLITLLLGFLSILKVFGII
- a CDS encoding DUF2891 domain-containing protein, which produces MKNFLYLPFIILHVLGCQSSAIEPSGSPQSESFKLTLQEANRLAELPLHCMQVEYPNKLNQTLENESYLKGPKALHPAFYGCFDWHSSVHGHWMLVSLLRQFPELDKKEAIRTKLLENISKENIAEEVAYFHAPQNSSFERTYGWAWVLKLAEEIHLWDDPLARELEINLQPLTDLMVEKYLEFLPKLIYPIRVGEHTNIAFGLSLAYDYAETMQHEELKNMIKNRAMDWFQYDENCPLHWEPSGFDFLSPCFQELDIMRKIMEPNEFLAWLNRFMPELARPDFHLEPGKVSDRTDGKLVHLDGLNFSRAWVLYGLIKQFPENYGHLMQVANAHVNYSLPSIVDDNYEGTHWLGSFAIYALQQAP
- a CDS encoding helicase HerA-like domain-containing protein: MAKIDDFKAHIEQGYTFKGDSIILGTAVLDQEPVPHAQIKVPLKTLNRHGLIAGATGTGKTVTLQVFAEQLSLNGIPSVLMDLKGDLSGLAMPGKLNPIIEKRCDLIGIPYEPSGLPVELMSISGERGVKLKATVSEFGPVLISQILELNDTQRGVIALVFRYCDTHHLPLLDLKDLKKVLQYVINEGKDGIQKEFGAVSSATVNTIMRKIIELEQQGAESFFGELSFDVNDFVRTENGKGVLSIIRLTDIQNRPKLFSTFMLSLLSEIYETFPEEGDTGKPKLCIFIDEAHLVFSNASKDLIDKIEAIVKLIRSKGVGVYFCTQTPTDIPEKVLGQLGLKIQHALRAFTAKDRTAIKKTAENYPITSFYNTAEVLTSMGIGEALVTALNEKGIPTPLAHTLLRSPITRMNILSSEEIDSLVKNSFLVRKYNVEIDRKSAFEILDEKITRAEIESEKEKSVPTAQRKSPGRPAKETTLIEELSKNTMVRQVGRTIFRELARGILGGFSGKRK
- a CDS encoding NAD(P)/FAD-dependent oxidoreductase — its product is MKIGIIGAGAAGYFSAIHAAKAGAEVMILEKTSKPLAKVKISGGGRCNVTHAAFENSNLVKNYPRGEKFLKRVFKNFSVKDTIEWFESRGVPLKTEADGRMFPVSDDSQSIINALQKEARQVGVKVYLNHGVDKIQKKAGHFEVLTKEKTFLFDRLIICSGGSPKADGFAFIKGLGHTIVDPIPSLFTFNTPQEPIRKLMGISVPDALVRIEGTKLAYKGPVLITHWGLSGPAVLKLSAFGAKWLYDKKYEAKAHIRWNQHWTEDQLIRDLNNFKNEHPKKKISGNPLFSLPSRLWVHLCDQSEIMTETVWQNLPKKQFHKLVQNLFCYIVAVKGKTTFKEEFVTAGGVNLNEVNPETMESKLFEGLFFAGEVLDIDGITGGFNFQAAWSTGYLAGINASE
- the gap gene encoding type I glyceraldehyde-3-phosphate dehydrogenase; amino-acid sequence: MKNKRVAVNGCGRIGRLTIKLLLEKEGIDLVAVNDLTDPKTLAHLLQYDSVHGRYPHKVSVEDGHILVRDKKIRIFAEKDPSNIPWADLDVDIVLESTGKFTDKVSASGHLQAGAKKVIITAPAKDDDVPTVVLGVNDHILKGNERIISNASCTTNCLAPMVKLLDENFGILKGFVSTVHSYTNDQNLHDAPHRDLRRARAAAYSIIPTTTHAAKAMEIVLPHLKGKIEASAMRVPVPDGSLTDLIVQLQRETNTEEINEVFRKSAMNEMKGIIEYVEDPIVSIDIIGNPHSCIFDSGLTSAKGNLVKIVGWYDNEAGYSNRLVDLVMK
- a CDS encoding B12-binding domain-containing radical SAM protein yields the protein MSNSILLLTPPFTQLNTPYPATAYIKGYLNTLDKTSFQADLGIKVILRIFSKPGLRELFTEAEKKKIHSFGSNAKRIFKLREEYIETIEPVIKFLQFENPTLAYNICEGDFLPQASRFDQLDDLEWAFGTMGIQDKARHLATLYLEDIGDFIQEVLDPYFGFSRYAERLGRSAVSFDPLHEALEAEPSFVDRYLIEELEKEIKQADPCLVCLSVPFPGNLYGALRCGDYIKKQHPHIKVAMGGGYPNTELRSLKEPRVFHYIDYITLDDGERPLTCLLEFLEGKREIHNLKRTFALEDGKVRYFNGSKESDIPFSKTGTPDYSGLPLKQYLSVIEIANPMHRLWSDGRWNKLTMAHGCYWKKCTFCDITLDYIKNYEPISASIICDRIEELIAQTGETGFHFVDEAAPPALMRELAIEILKRKLKISWWTNIRFEERFTRDLCRLLKASGCIAVSGGLEVASDRLLELMQKGVTVAQVARIARNFTEAGIMVHAYLMYGFPTQTAQETIDSLEMVRQLFANHVLQSGFWHLFAMTSHAPIGLDPKAYQVVKTGPEPGDFADNDLSHDDPLGTDHEQFSSGLKKALFNYMHGICFDFPLQEWFDFKIPKTSVPANFIFKALQDEPPMAFKPNAKVVWLGGKPDLFAYTYQKKGKQRQGNKLIFEHKRGSSQLKLGEKEARWLMEILPLIQPERDKKELTFSQLKESFENFGLGDFLEFFQSSTWISLEEEGLVLV